The Allofrancisella frigidaquae genome has a segment encoding these proteins:
- a CDS encoding ABC transporter ATP-binding protein translates to MPKEKALEIVNLSKIYKSGLKAVDEISFNVEKGDFFALLGPNGAGKSTTLGMISSLVNKTSGKIKIFGYDIDTNFNQARKHLGFMAQEINLNIFETPISILITQAGFFGISKKQAKPYAEELLKKVDLYDKRNTQVRFLSGGMKRRLMVIRALIHKPKLLILDEPTAGVDVELRNSLWEMISQFHKEGLTVILTTHYLEEAESMCNHIALIHKGKLHINTDMKTFLKSADKHTYIFDLKSKCNDDIQLESGIAKLIDDYTLEVEVSRGAVLNNIFSELSTKHNLEVLDVRTKSAKLEQLFIEVARNK, encoded by the coding sequence ATGCCAAAAGAAAAAGCTCTTGAAATAGTGAATCTGAGTAAAATTTATAAAAGTGGGTTAAAGGCAGTTGATGAGATTAGCTTTAATGTAGAAAAAGGAGATTTTTTTGCTTTGTTAGGTCCAAATGGAGCAGGTAAATCTACTACTTTAGGGATGATATCTTCACTTGTAAATAAAACGTCTGGAAAAATTAAAATATTTGGCTATGACATAGATACTAATTTTAATCAGGCTCGTAAGCACTTAGGTTTTATGGCACAGGAGATTAACTTAAATATCTTTGAGACACCTATTAGCATCTTAATAACTCAAGCTGGCTTTTTTGGTATTTCAAAAAAACAAGCGAAACCATATGCTGAGGAACTATTAAAAAAAGTAGATTTATATGATAAACGTAATACACAAGTGAGGTTTTTGTCTGGAGGTATGAAAAGAAGGCTCATGGTTATTAGAGCTTTAATTCATAAACCTAAGTTGCTGATATTAGATGAGCCAACAGCAGGTGTTGATGTTGAGCTTAGGAATTCTCTTTGGGAAATGATTTCTCAGTTTCATAAAGAAGGTTTAACTGTGATTTTAACTACACATTACTTAGAAGAGGCTGAGTCTATGTGTAACCATATTGCTTTGATTCATAAAGGAAAATTGCATATAAACACAGATATGAAAACCTTTCTAAAATCAGCAGATAAACATACGTATATTTTTGATTTAAAATCTAAATGTAATGATGATATACAGCTTGAATCTGGAATAGCTAAACTAATAGATGATTACACTTTAGAGGTAGAAGTAAGCAGGGGAGCTGTTTTAAATAATATTTTCTCTGAGTTGAGTACAAAACATAATTTAGAAGTTTTAGATGTTAGAACCAAATCAGCTAAACTAGAACAGCTATTTATAGAGGTAGCAAGAAATAAGTAG
- a CDS encoding ABC transporter permease, protein MSIRDYWIMYVTIFNRESKRIFRIWPQTLLPSVITIVLYFLIFGKVVGARIGDMHDGITYMQYITPGLIIMAVIQNSYGNVVSSFFGIRFSRAIEELLVSPVNNHIIVLGYISGGIFRGFLVGVFVSIAAFILGGFTTIHSFVLVLAGFIFCGALFSLGGLLNAIFSQKFDDTTIFPTFVLTPLIYLGGVFYDINNLSGFWHFLSACNPLFYIVDFVRYGFIGISTVNPYIAFSAIVIFTFVLYYLAWYLLNKGIRLKP, encoded by the coding sequence ATGAGCATTCGAGATTATTGGATAATGTATGTAACAATTTTTAATCGTGAGAGTAAAAGGATTTTTAGAATTTGGCCACAAACTCTTTTACCTTCGGTAATTACAATAGTTTTATATTTTTTGATATTTGGTAAAGTTGTAGGAGCCCGTATAGGTGATATGCATGATGGTATTACTTATATGCAGTATATTACTCCAGGTTTAATAATAATGGCTGTGATCCAGAACTCTTATGGTAATGTGGTTAGCTCATTTTTTGGGATACGCTTTAGTAGAGCAATAGAGGAGCTTTTAGTTTCACCAGTTAATAACCATATTATTGTACTTGGGTATATTTCTGGTGGAATATTTAGAGGATTTTTAGTTGGAGTTTTTGTAAGTATAGCGGCTTTTATTTTAGGTGGTTTTACTACTATTCATAGCTTTGTTTTAGTGTTAGCTGGATTTATATTTTGTGGAGCATTATTTTCTTTGGGCGGATTGCTAAATGCTATATTTTCACAAAAGTTTGATGACACTACTATTTTCCCAACATTTGTACTTACGCCTCTTATTTACTTAGGTGGTGTTTTTTACGATATAAATAATCTATCAGGATTTTGGCACTTTTTATCAGCGTGTAATCCCCTATTTTATATAGTTGATTTTGTTAGATATGGCTTTATAGGTATTTCTACGGTAAACCCATATATAGCATTTTCTGCAATAGTTATTTTTACCTTTGTTTTATACTATCTAGCTTGGTATTTGTTAAACAAAGGTATTCGTTTAAAGCCGTAA
- a CDS encoding glycosyltransferase family 2 protein: MDKKNLLTSIIIPVKDESEGLEQLFSRLIPIAEQLPTKYELIFVNDGSTDSTLELLLEKQKNHNEIKIVDLSRNFGKESALYAGFANCNGDAAISIDADLQDPPELILEMVDYWLKGYEVVTAVRENRDTDTAAKKGSAGLFYKLMNRISETKLTPNAGDYRLLNRAAINAFLELKEKVRFNKGLLSWIGFHEKLVYHTREGRAAGQTKWNYWKLFKFSIDGITSFSKAPLEIWSYLGVFIALMSFVYGSFIILKSLIFGISVPGYPSLVTFILFFSGLQMIGIGMLGSYIGRIFIETKQRPLYIVRKVYSGGKTN, from the coding sequence ATGGATAAGAAAAATTTACTAACTAGCATAATAATACCTGTCAAAGATGAGTCAGAAGGTTTAGAGCAACTTTTTTCAAGGCTTATACCTATAGCTGAGCAATTACCAACCAAATATGAATTAATATTTGTCAATGATGGTAGTACAGATAGCACACTAGAGCTACTTTTAGAGAAACAAAAAAACCATAACGAGATAAAAATCGTAGACTTATCACGTAACTTTGGCAAAGAATCAGCCCTTTATGCAGGTTTTGCAAACTGTAACGGAGATGCTGCTATCTCTATAGATGCTGACCTACAAGACCCACCTGAATTAATATTAGAAATGGTAGACTATTGGTTAAAAGGCTATGAAGTTGTTACAGCTGTCAGAGAAAATCGAGATACAGATACTGCTGCAAAAAAAGGTTCTGCGGGGCTTTTTTATAAGTTAATGAATAGAATAAGTGAAACTAAACTAACGCCAAATGCTGGTGATTATCGATTATTAAACAGAGCAGCTATTAATGCTTTCTTAGAGCTTAAAGAAAAAGTACGTTTTAATAAAGGTTTACTTAGTTGGATAGGCTTTCATGAAAAGCTTGTCTACCATACTAGGGAGGGACGTGCTGCTGGGCAAACTAAATGGAATTATTGGAAACTATTCAAATTTTCTATAGATGGAATTACTAGCTTTAGTAAAGCACCTCTAGAAATATGGTCTTATTTAGGAGTATTTATTGCTTTAATGAGCTTTGTGTATGGTTCCTTTATCATACTAAAGTCTTTAATTTTTGGTATAAGTGTACCAGGTTATCCATCATTAGTTACTTTTATACTATTTTTTAGTGGTCTACAAATGATTGGTATAGGCATGCTTGGAAGCTATATAGGTAGGATATTTATAGAAACAAAACAGCGTCCTTTATACATAGTTAGAAAAGTGTATTCTGGAGGTAAAACCAATTAA
- a CDS encoding NAD(+)/NADH kinase — translation MSFVYKKIAIIGKHHKKEVGETIQGLCSQLNDLGLDVIIERESSHNLALKDTPKMCLKDIALNCDVAIIIGGDGNFLQVSRVLALYSNIPVIGVNKGKLGFLTTITSDSKGLQGDLIDILKGKSALSKMAMLKCQVDNIEAPLEASIALNEIAITASRGRMFGLKVFIDGGYAFDQRGDGLIVATPTGSTAHAMSAGGPILNPNQNSMVLVPVCSHSLNSRPLVISDDSIIDIYITDYNNPEPVLSIDGRHDIILKSEQKITIRKASKKVSVLHTENYNYYDTLREKLGWGKVLF, via the coding sequence ATGTCATTTGTATATAAAAAAATAGCTATTATTGGAAAGCATCATAAAAAAGAAGTTGGTGAAACTATACAGGGATTATGCTCTCAACTAAATGATTTGGGTTTAGATGTGATAATCGAGCGTGAATCTAGTCATAACCTAGCTTTAAAAGACACCCCAAAAATGTGCCTGAAAGATATAGCTTTAAACTGTGATGTTGCCATAATAATAGGTGGTGATGGAAATTTTCTGCAAGTATCTAGAGTTTTGGCATTATATAGCAATATACCAGTTATAGGCGTTAACAAAGGTAAGCTTGGATTTTTAACGACTATTACATCTGATAGTAAGGGGTTACAAGGTGATCTAATAGATATTTTAAAAGGTAAAAGCGCTCTTTCTAAGATGGCTATGTTAAAGTGTCAAGTTGATAACATTGAGGCTCCATTAGAAGCTTCAATAGCCTTAAACGAAATAGCTATAACAGCTAGTAGAGGCCGGATGTTTGGGTTGAAAGTTTTTATTGATGGCGGCTATGCTTTTGACCAAAGAGGTGATGGGTTAATAGTAGCTACACCGACAGGTTCTACAGCCCATGCAATGTCAGCAGGTGGACCAATACTTAACCCTAATCAAAACAGTATGGTTTTGGTACCAGTGTGCTCACATTCATTAAATAGCAGACCACTAGTAATTTCAGACGATAGTATTATAGATATTTATATAACTGATTATAATAATCCTGAACCTGTACTAAGTATAGATGGGCGTCATGATATTATTTTAAAGTCAGAGCAAAAAATTACTATTAGAAAAGCTAGTAAAAAGGTTTCTGTGCTTCATACAGAAAACTATAATTATTATGATACTTTACGTGAAAAATTAGGTTGGGGTAAGGTGTTGTTTTAG
- a CDS encoding CvfB family protein gives MITLGNYHNLRVIDVREYILHLDAVELGIATLLKKELENDLSVGDTINVFLYENSKSELMATTKKVAVVGEIAFLPVKSIINIGAFLDWGLDKDLLVPLAEQHRPFELGKSYLVYIYRDKVNGRLIASSKINKFISDFDDSDFKLNQEVNLIIGNSTDIGYKAIINNTHWGVLYKNEVFQRLSFGQSTKGYIKSIRKDGRIDLSLQQLVYKDLAKNAQKIYDYLVSKGGFVAFHDKLDPVLIKKEFGISKSSFKKAIGSLFKSKKILIKADGIYLSS, from the coding sequence TTGATTACTTTAGGAAACTATCATAATTTAAGAGTTATAGATGTTCGTGAGTATATATTACATCTTGATGCTGTAGAATTAGGCATTGCAACTTTACTTAAAAAAGAGTTGGAAAATGATTTGAGTGTAGGAGATACTATAAATGTATTTTTATACGAAAATTCTAAGTCTGAGCTTATGGCTACTACAAAAAAAGTAGCAGTTGTTGGTGAAATTGCTTTTTTACCAGTCAAATCAATTATTAATATAGGAGCGTTTCTAGATTGGGGTTTAGATAAAGATTTGCTTGTACCTTTAGCTGAGCAACATAGACCTTTTGAGCTTGGGAAATCATATTTAGTATATATCTACCGTGATAAAGTAAATGGTAGGCTTATAGCTTCTTCTAAGATAAACAAATTTATATCAGATTTTGATGATAGTGATTTTAAGCTTAATCAAGAGGTTAACCTGATTATAGGGAACTCAACTGATATCGGTTATAAAGCAATCATAAATAATACTCATTGGGGTGTACTATACAAAAATGAAGTATTTCAAAGGTTAAGCTTTGGGCAATCTACGAAGGGCTATATTAAATCTATCCGTAAAGATGGTCGAATAGATTTAAGTTTGCAACAATTAGTATATAAAGACCTTGCTAAGAATGCTCAAAAAATATACGACTATTTAGTTTCTAAAGGTGGTTTTGTAGCATTTCATGATAAGTTAGACCCTGTTCTTATAAAAAAAGAATTTGGTATTAGTAAATCATCATTTAAAAAAGCTATAGGTAGCTTATTTAAAAGTAAGAAAATCCTGATAAAAGCAGATGGAATTTATTTGTCTTCATAA
- a CDS encoding LysE family transporter has protein sequence MLIFLTIIALQISCLILPGPDFFVTISNSIKFGQKYGIYTALGVASGIFLNTFFVYWFGSFLLYKEPILFKFIILVGVAYLAYLAFNLYKNVFTKSPQNSNAEQYIKNLYQLEERPAFKFFLNGAFTNLANAKVVVFFSSMLSLVDELTSFEKIAVWLCITLTTAIWFCTVAIFFGNNKLREMFFKAIKKIEFISAIFITVFIIIILVELF, from the coding sequence ATTCTACCAGGTCCAGATTTCTTTGTAACTATTAGCAACTCTATCAAATTTGGGCAAAAATATGGTATTTATACTGCCTTGGGAGTAGCTTCTGGAATATTCCTAAATACTTTCTTTGTATACTGGTTTGGCTCATTTTTACTCTACAAAGAACCTATTTTATTTAAATTTATCATATTAGTTGGAGTAGCTTATTTAGCTTATTTAGCTTTTAATCTCTATAAAAACGTTTTCACAAAAAGTCCACAAAACTCCAATGCCGAACAATACATAAAAAACTTATATCAACTTGAAGAGCGTCCAGCTTTCAAGTTTTTTTTAAATGGAGCTTTCACCAATCTTGCTAATGCTAAAGTGGTTGTATTTTTCAGCTCTATGCTAAGCTTAGTTGATGAGCTAACCAGCTTTGAAAAAATTGCTGTCTGGTTATGTATAACTTTAACTACTGCGATTTGGTTTTGTACAGTAGCTATATTTTTTGGCAATAATAAATTAAGAGAAATGTTTTTTAAAGCTATAAAAAAAATAGAATTTATATCCGCAATTTTTATCACAGTTTTTATAATAATAATTTTAGTAGAACTTTTTTAG